Proteins from a single region of Melanotaenia boesemani isolate fMelBoe1 chromosome 3, fMelBoe1.pri, whole genome shotgun sequence:
- the pfdn5 gene encoding prefoldin subunit 5, protein MAVNLTDLSLPQLEGLKSQLDQEVEFLTSSIGQFKVVQTKYVEAKDSLNVLNQNNKGKELLVPLTSSMYVPGTLNDVEHVLVDVGTGYYVEKNVEDSKAFFKRKIDFLTKQIEKIQPALQEKHAMKQAVIEVMNVKIQQLQQSQQGSQMVGSTKA, encoded by the exons ATGGCGGTGAATCTCACAGACCTCTCCCTTCCTCAGTTAGAAGGACTCAAAAGCCAATTAGACCAg GAGGTTGAATTTCTGACGTCTTCAATAGGTCAGTTCAAAGTTGTCCAGACCAAGTATGTTGAAGCAAAAGACAGTTTAAATGTcctgaaccaaaacaataaAG GAAAAGAATTGCTTGTGCCTCTCACCAGTTCT ATGTATGTCCCAGGAACATTAAATGATGTGGAACATGTCTTAGTGGATGTGGGAACAGGATATTATGTTGAAAAG AATGTGGAGGACTCGAAGGCTTTCTTCAAGCGCAAAATAGATTTTCTCACAAAGCAGATAGAGAAAATTCAGCCAGCtcttcaagaaaaacatgcGATGAAACAAG CTGTGATTGAGGTAATGAATGTGAAGATCCAGCAATTACAACAGAGCCAACAAGGATCACAGATGGTTGGAAGCACCAAGGCCTAA
- the larp4ab gene encoding la-related protein 4 has protein sequence MVTTKGAGLNPNAKVWQEIPAQQNELSGETDDSPWPQTYPPPAEMTEGYSDVPSLGGKGYYTEYLDTTADYSAVPTGNVHDTEQPDIGYLDFNPQGESATNIEVSKEQPVTEESLRGSLKKRLEFCFSRENLSKDLYLISQMDSDQFVPIWTIACMEDIKALTTDMDLILDVLKASPMVQVDEAGEKVRPNHSRCIIILREVPETTPVEEVEALFKSENCPEVLSTEFAHNSNWYITFQSDMDALKAYRYLREEVKMFQGKPIMARIKAINTFFGKNGFHRMDAALYQQHVQPQAQFDSSVYMQQVYSPQQQYPVYPVVSPSWNPSVMPHFETPLAPFPNTGFMNGYRSAGNYKTNSSSVNAHRPIGRNRNYAKGHPRPGDILPSSLDSGIMMDGMSSPLNSKDLQASGTLIDSTPRTIPLSSFNLKHSSSLSVMPNGDLNLAGRDRRGSHRGTRRNREEHNKKTVMETKAPPPKFDLEASSFPPLPGSVVTAQEGTVVEMRLSDVVRGLKVPTKAVSQEDNSTQKLKGSESPVSKPDSVSLVTKPVSVTKEMSTPSSLRASPSVIKEDKTEPAVTKGKTFPSTEAPSTTESEHTPTTCSQAVHSETSSPSLPSPSSEQVPKRLSYAEVCQRLAREPPPAQTSSPTPHSSSDSQPLQELKVNTVEEPRLNSRKPPEKRGNKRPPRQPLRSFRGASGQARIKGSGMSTRENQGGLNSGKPFCPQRGVRHSGKEQNVPPTSPK, from the exons ATG GTAACCACTAAGGGAGCAGGTCTGAATCCCAATGCCAAAGTGTGGCAAGAGATTCCTGCCCAACAGAATGAGCTCTCAGGAGAAACGGACGACAGTCCTTGGCCACAGACCTACCCTCCTCCTGCTGAGATGACTGAAG GTTACTCAGATGTTCCCTCTTTAGGAGGTAAAGGATACTACACCGAATATCTGGACACCACTGCTGACTACTCAGCTGTACCCACAGGCAACGTTCATGACACTGAACAGCCGGACATAGGGTATTTAGACTTTAACCCACAAGGTGAATCTGCCACAAATATCGAAGTGTCCAAGGAACAACCAGTGACTGAAGAGAGTTTGCGAGGGTCCTTAAAGAAACGGCTGGAGTTCTGCTTTTCTAG AGAGAACCTGTCCAAGGACTTGTACCTGATATCGCAGATGGATAGTGATCAGTTTGTTCCTATCTGGACCATTGCTTGTATGGAGGACATTAAAGCTCTCACCACTGATATGGACCTAATTTTGGATGTACTGAAAG CTTCTCCCATGGTGCAAGTTGATGAAGCTGGTGAGAAGGTTCGACCTAACCACAGTCGCTGTATTATTATTCTAAGAGAAGTGCCAGAAACTACCCCAGTTGAG GAAGTGGAGGCTCTCTTTAAGAGTGAAAACTGCCCCGAAGTGCTGAGTACAGAGTTTGCTCACAACAGCAACTGGTACATAACTTTTCAATCGGATATGGATGCACTGAAG GCCTACAGGTATCTACGAGAGGAAGTGAAAATGTTCCAGGGGAAACCAATCATG GCCCGCATTAAGGCTATTAACACGTTCTTTGGAAAGAATGGCTTCCACAGAATGGATGCAGCACTGTACCAACAACATGTTCAGCCGCAGGCCCAGTTTGACTCTTCAGTCTACATGCAGCAGGTGTACAGCCCACAGCAGCAATACCCCGTTTATCCTGTCGTGTCTCCTTCCTGGAACCCTTCAGTCATGCCTCATTTTGAAACACCACTG GCACCCTTCCCTAATACTGGATTCATGAATGGTTACCGCAGTGCAGGAAACTACAAAACAAATTCAAGCTCGGTCAATGCCCATCGTCCCATAGGCAGGAACAG AAACTATGCGAAAGGACATCCTAGGCCTGGAGATATCCTCCCATCTTCCCTGGATTCGGGAATCATGATGGATGGCATGTCTAGTCCCTTGAATTCAAAGGACCTCCAAGCATCAGGGACACTGATTGACAGCACACCACGGACGATCCCTCTGTCTTCCTTCAACCTTAAACACAGTTCTTCATTGTCAGTCATGCCAAATGGGGATCTAAACCTGGCTGGACGAGACAG GAGAGGCAGCCATAGAGGTACGAGGAGAAACAGAGAAGAACATAACAAG AAAACTGTGATGGAGACCAAAGCACCACCTCCTAAGTTTGACCTGGAAGCTTCAAGTTTCCCCCCTTTGCCAGGATCTGTGGTCACTGCACAAGAAGGAACTGTGGTAGAAATGCGTCTTTCTGATGTTGTACGTGGCCTAAAGGTTCCGACAAAG GCTGTGAGTCAAGAGGACAACTCAACTCAAAAACTAAAAGGCTCAGAAAGTCCTGTAAGTAAACCAGATTCTGTGAGTCTGGTCACTAAACCTGTATCTGTGACGAAGGAGATGAGCACCCCATCATCATTACG CGCTTCTCCATCGGTAATAAAAGAAGATAAGACTGAACCTGCTGTTACAAAGGGAAAAACGTTCCCCTCCACTGAAGCCCCCTCCACAACAGAGTCAGAACATACCCCCACCACTTGTAGTCAAGCTGTTCATTCAGAAACATCCTCTCCATCTCTCCCATCCCCATCCTCAGAACAA GTACCGAAAAGGCTCAGCtatgcagaggtgtgtcaacgGCTAGCCAGAGAGCCACCTCCAGCACAGACATCCTCTCCCACCCCTCATTCCTCTTCAGACAGCCAACCGCTCCAAGAACTCAAGGTCAATACAGTTGAAGAGCCTCGGCTCAACTCTAGAAAACCTCCAGAGAAACGTGGGAATAAACGGCCTCCTCGGCAGCCATTACGCAGCTTCAGAGGAGCATCTGGCCAAGCCAGAATCAAAGGATCAGGGATGAGTACACGGGAGAATCAGGGTGGCCTGAATTCTGGCAAACCATTCTGCCCTCAGCGAGGAGTCAGGCACAGTGGAAAAGAGCAGAACGTTCCCCCAACTTcaccaaaataa